A region of Dermochelys coriacea isolate rDerCor1 chromosome 1, rDerCor1.pri.v4, whole genome shotgun sequence DNA encodes the following proteins:
- the LOC119845783 gene encoding probable tRNA methyltransferase 9B isoform X3, translated as MEKEASQLEKDHVHSVYEKIAPHFHDARYKAWPKVQQFLSDQEPGNLIADIGCGNGKYLHINSQTYKLGCDYCLPLVESARNDGHEVMVCHSLCLPYRNECFDAVLSIAAACVSRITGSSPSRRLAKIRRRKKHTCNEIFSDHLLSSHTDRDRPMRGGRQCQSAGKHKMNARRGGRLKRGSDGLKMIDGGSMMRGGRIQC; from the exons ATGGAGAAGGAGGCAAGCCAGTTGGAGAAGGACCACGTCCATAGTGTGTATGAGAAAATTGCTCCTCACTTCCATGATGCACGCTACAAGGCTTGGCCAAAGGTACAACAGTTCCTTTCAGATCAGGAACCAGGCAACCTGATTGCTGATATTG GCTGTGGAAATGGCAAATACCTTCATATCAATTCTCAAACCTATAAACTTGGCTGTGATTACTGCTTGCCTTTGGTGGAGTCAGCACGAAATGATGGCCATGAAGTAATGGTGTGTCATAGTCTGTGCCTGCCATATCGGAATGAGTGTTTTGATGCCGTCTTATCCATTGCTG ctgcatgtgtttcaaggatcacaggatcttctccttcccggaggctagcgaagattagaaggcgaaaaaaacacacttgcaatGAAATTTTCTCTGACCAcctgctgtcctcccacactgacagagacagaccaatgcgtggaggcagacaatgtcagagtgcaggaaagcacaaaatgaatgcaaggaGAGGTGGGAGGCTGAAGAGAGGAAGTGATGGGCTGAAGATGATAGATGGCGGCAgtatgatgagaggaggcaggattcaatgctga